Genomic window (Streptomyces sp. RerS4):
GCAGCTCAACGCGAGCGAGGGCGCGTTCCTGGCCTCCCTGCTCAAGGGCGCCGGGCTGTTCGACCCCGCCGTCAGCGCGAACAACCGCGAGCGGGCGGTCGAACGGTGGAACTGGATCCTTGACCGCATGGTCGTGACCGGCCACCTCTCGGCCGCCGAGCGGGCCACGTACACGAAGTTCCCCGAGCCCTCGGCCACGTCCCTGGCCGGCGTTCCGGGCGCGCAGACCGGCTACCTGGTGGAGATGGCCAAGGCGTACGCCGTCAAGGCCGGCCACATCAAGGAGTCCGACTTCGACCTCGGCGGCTACCAGATCTACACGACCTTCGACAAGGGCCGCATGGAGGCCCTGACCACCGCCGTCCAGCAGGCCCAGAAGGACTTCGACGCCGAGAAGCGGCCCGAAACGGACAAATACGCCCGGATCGGCGCGGCGAGCGTCGCCCCCGACGGGCGACTGCTCGCCGTGTACGGCGGCCCCGACTACCTGAAGCAGGGCTTCAACCAGGCGAACGCGACGACGATCCCGATCGGCACGGCGTTCACGCCGATCGTCTACGCCGCCGCGCTCGACGAGGGCGTGGTGCGCACCCGGGGCAAGGCCCGGACGCCCGTCTCCCCGTCCACCGTGTACGACGGCAACGACCAGGTGGCCGTGCAGACGCCCGAGGGCCCGTACTGGGACCGCGGGGGCAAGGTGGTCAAGGGCCACAACGACGGCGACCGCAACTGGGGTCAGGTGACCCTGCGCCAGGCCGTCGCCGACTCCGTGAACACGCCGATGCTCCAACTCGGCCTCGACGTGGGCCTCGACCGGGTGGAGGCGTTCGCGGAGCGCTCGGGCCTGCTCGCGTCGAGCCTCGGGCCGCGCATCCCGACGTTCGCGCTCGGGGAGAACTCCACGCCCAGCGCGATCCGGATGGCCGGCGCCTACGAGACCTTCGCCGCCGGCGGCATGCACACCGACCCCTACTCGGTGCGCTCGGCCACCCGCGGCGGCGCCGCCGTGCCGCTGGACCCGCCGAAGCCGACCCGGGCCGTGTCGGCCTCCACGGCGCGCGCGGTGACCGACGCCCTGAAGCTCGCCGTGACCGACGGTTCGGCGAAGACGGCGGCCAGGGCGCGCCCCGGTACGGCCGGCAAGACCGGTACGACGGCGGCGAACACGGCGGGCTGGTTCGTGGCCAGCACCGAGCAGGAGTCCACGGCCGTGGTGGTGTACCGCATGGCGCTCACCGACCTGATCCCGCTCCCGCTGACGGGCCTGGGCGGCGACGCCCCGGGCACACCGGGCAGCGAGCGCGCGGTGCGCCTGTGGAGCGACTACGTCAGGGCGGTGAAGTAGACGCCCGCCGGGCGCCTGCCGGGCGCCTGCCGGGCGCCTGCCGGGCGCCTGCCGGGCGCCACGGCCACCGGCTACTTGACCACGGCGTTCCAGTCCGGGGACTGCGCGGGGTCCAGCAGCCGCAGACGGGCCAGGACCTGCGGGTCCTGGGCGTCGAGCCAGTCCGCCAGTTCGCGGAACGACACGCAGCGGACGCCGTCGCGGGGGCAGACGTCCTTCATCACGTCCTCGACGGCCTTCATGTAGATGCCGCCGTTCCAGTCCTCGAAGTGGTTGCCGATGAACATGGGTGCCCGGCTGCCGTTGTAGACGCGGTTGAAGCCGTTCATGTACGAGCCGCGGACCTGCGCCTGCCACGCCCCGAACTTCGCCGGGTCGCCCTGGGTGCTGTCGCCCGACTGGTTGTAGAGGAAGTTGAAGTCCATGGAGAGGACCTGCACCTCCTTGCCCTGCAAGGGCACGAGCTGCAAGGGGAAGTTCCAGATGCCGTCGAGCTTGGACGGCCACAGCTGGAAGTCGCCCGAGGAGCTGGCGTCGTAGCGCCAGCCGTACGGCTTGATCGCGGTGATCAGGTTCTTCTGCCCCTCCAGGCAGGGCGCGCGCCCGCCGACCACCTCGCGGTCCGCGTCGAAGGGCAGCGGCGGTTCCTTGGTGAAGCCGGTGTTGGTCTTCCAGTTCTTGATGAACGAGTACGTCTGGTCGATCTCGCTCTTCCACTCGGTCGGGCTCCAGTCCCCGCCGCCCTTGGGTCCGCAGAAGTGCCCGTTGAAGTGCGAGCCGATCTCGTGGCCGTCGTTCCAGGCGCCGCGCAGCTGCTCCAGCGTGCTCTTGATGTGCGGGACGGTGGGGTAGGAGATGGCGGCCGCGCCCTGGCTGTGCTGCGGCGGGTGGTAGAGGGACTTCTTGCTCTCCGGCAGCAGGTAGATGCCCGTGAGGAAGAAGGTCATGTGGGCCTTGTTCTCCCGGGCCACCTTGCGGAAGTGCGAGAAGAGGCGGTCGTCGCCCTCCAGCGCGCCGTCCCAGGAGAAGACCACGAACTGCGGCGGCCTCTCGCCCGGCTTCAGCCGCTCGGGCTTGAGCTGTCCCTGCTGGGGTCCGGTGTAGGAGGTGGAGCCGTCGCCGAGCACCTTGACCTTGCCGTCCCAGGCCTCCCCCTTCGAGGCGGCGCCGTCGCTCGTGCCTCCCGAGGCGGCGAGTTTCGCGTCGCCCCGCGCCCCGTCCGAACCGCCGCCTATGAGGGCGTACGCGCCGGCGGCGACCCCGCCCAGGG
Coding sequences:
- a CDS encoding transglycosylase domain-containing protein; its protein translation is MRESTAEGTFGVGGQDASGRGRSRGRRAAPKSADTTPTGRRRKAGARRRPRAGAGPLGAALAPAAGAARTGLRRLRPAYPRPGRGGWRRWIPSWRQWLGVCLYAFTGLSCFVAIAYAVTDIPDDLNSFATQQDNVYYWADGSTMARTGWVSRQEMPLEKVPPKVQGAVLAAENASFYSDPGVSPSGVLRALRATVTGGETQGGSTITQQYVKNAYLSQDRTLSRKFTELLLALKLDNQKDKKDILRDYLNTSWFGRGTYGIQRASQAYYGKDVSQLNASEGAFLASLLKGAGLFDPAVSANNRERAVERWNWILDRMVVTGHLSAAERATYTKFPEPSATSLAGVPGAQTGYLVEMAKAYAVKAGHIKESDFDLGGYQIYTTFDKGRMEALTTAVQQAQKDFDAEKRPETDKYARIGAASVAPDGRLLAVYGGPDYLKQGFNQANATTIPIGTAFTPIVYAAALDEGVVRTRGKARTPVSPSTVYDGNDQVAVQTPEGPYWDRGGKVVKGHNDGDRNWGQVTLRQAVADSVNTPMLQLGLDVGLDRVEAFAERSGLLASSLGPRIPTFALGENSTPSAIRMAGAYETFAAGGMHTDPYSVRSATRGGAAVPLDPPKPTRAVSASTARAVTDALKLAVTDGSAKTAARARPGTAGKTGTTAANTAGWFVASTEQESTAVVVYRMALTDLIPLPLTGLGGDAPGTPGSERAVRLWSDYVRAVK